One Pseudomonas brassicacearum genomic region harbors:
- a CDS encoding cysteine hydrolase family protein translates to MKRGLVVVDLQNEYLPTGKLPLDGIVAAVANAVRVISHSRDIGAPVFHIRHESNDERAPIFVKGSNGAQTQPAVAPLGNEPVIVKAHINAFRETDLKQQLEAADIEELVVIGAMSHMCIDAVVRAAADMGYPVTVLHDACATLDLTFGGVNVPAAHAHATMMAAFEFGYATVKSVEDYLSA, encoded by the coding sequence ATGAAACGTGGCCTTGTAGTAGTTGACCTGCAAAATGAATACCTGCCCACAGGCAAATTGCCGTTAGACGGCATCGTAGCTGCTGTAGCGAATGCTGTCCGAGTGATCAGCCACTCGCGCGATATAGGAGCTCCGGTTTTTCACATACGGCATGAGTCCAACGATGAACGCGCTCCAATCTTCGTCAAAGGCTCGAACGGTGCGCAAACCCAGCCTGCTGTTGCACCTCTGGGTAATGAGCCTGTGATTGTAAAAGCACACATCAACGCCTTCCGGGAAACGGATCTTAAGCAGCAGTTGGAAGCAGCGGACATCGAGGAACTCGTGGTAATCGGTGCAATGAGTCACATGTGCATCGATGCCGTAGTGCGCGCGGCGGCAGACATGGGCTACCCCGTTACGGTGCTGCATGACGCCTGCGCCACCCTGGATCTCACATTTGGTGGTGTTAACGTTCCTGCTGCTCACGCACACGCCACGATGATGGCAGCGTTCGAGTTCGGTTACGCCACCGTCAAGTCGGTGGAAGATTACCTCTCGGCCTGA
- a CDS encoding TonB-dependent receptor, with protein sequence MSVALAEASRVESSTLTLGAVSIQGSASGPLSTSSVLSSVDILGADILEKMPVNYSWELFSRAPGVMLTEFNQGTTSGKISFRGFNGEGEVNAVKLLIDGIPSNSNDGNMPYMDMIFPMELDSIEVVRGTSDARYGLNNIAGNVNMLTRTGGDYNKARLRYGSFNTQEAQIAKGFESSNWTQNYFFAYQKSDGYRDHAEADKFSMSGKWFYMPDDGSYRIGLVTRHYETEAQEPGYLAEDDARHHPEMTNSFNSTDKGTRRMNQVSLHFDTDLADTLAWSAKSYVNTFDDRRWTQYWSSSSQQERDNYETQYGALTSLTWRPEVSWLYDFALEGGTDIQQQQNKSERYRTKDRARLATTRDQQFDFDTYGAYVQAEIKPLESLKIIPAYRVDKIQGDFTNEMTGMDYDINDYGLIKQPKINVVYSPWDVASFYANWGRTFQVGTGAAAYKIPPRDTDLAPSINEGWETGIKFTPADWVDGRVAYWQQEASGEVSRRLNDPSGESDNVGETRRWGYDLQMNLHPNDRTEIWMAYSWQYSKILQPSATLPNSEGQEIDHIPHHLYNVGISYDATPALQLTAWMNGQTNYYLERENTKGTYGGYVLMNLGATYKVTRSVSVDLQLKNLTNRYYEYVWYDPDGAQASLHSPGDGRAFYTGVTVDF encoded by the coding sequence ATGTCAGTGGCATTAGCTGAAGCCAGCAGAGTCGAAAGTTCGACCCTGACCCTGGGTGCAGTCAGCATTCAAGGTTCCGCCAGCGGACCGTTAAGCACAAGTAGCGTGCTTAGCTCAGTTGATATTCTGGGTGCTGACATCCTTGAAAAGATGCCGGTCAACTACAGTTGGGAGCTGTTCAGCCGCGCGCCTGGGGTGATGCTGACCGAGTTCAATCAAGGCACCACCTCTGGCAAAATCTCCTTTCGAGGCTTCAATGGCGAAGGGGAAGTGAACGCGGTCAAATTGCTGATCGACGGCATTCCGAGCAACAGCAATGACGGCAACATGCCGTACATGGACATGATTTTCCCCATGGAGCTGGACAGCATCGAGGTGGTGCGTGGCACCAGTGATGCGCGTTATGGACTGAATAACATTGCTGGCAACGTCAATATGCTGACCCGCACGGGTGGCGACTACAACAAGGCGCGGCTGCGTTATGGCAGCTTCAATACTCAGGAAGCCCAAATCGCCAAGGGCTTTGAGAGCAGCAACTGGACTCAGAATTACTTCTTCGCCTATCAAAAATCCGATGGCTACCGGGATCATGCCGAGGCAGACAAGTTCTCAATGTCAGGCAAATGGTTCTATATGCCGGACGACGGCAGCTACCGCATCGGATTGGTCACTCGTCATTACGAAACCGAGGCTCAGGAGCCAGGTTATCTGGCTGAGGATGATGCCCGACATCATCCGGAAATGACTAACAGCTTCAACTCAACCGACAAGGGCACCCGGCGCATGAACCAGGTCAGTCTGCATTTCGATACAGACCTGGCTGACACCCTTGCCTGGTCAGCGAAGAGCTACGTCAACACCTTCGATGACAGGCGCTGGACACAATACTGGAGTTCGAGCTCGCAGCAGGAGCGTGACAACTACGAAACGCAATATGGGGCGCTCACCTCTCTGACTTGGCGCCCGGAAGTCAGTTGGCTTTACGATTTCGCCCTGGAAGGTGGTACAGACATACAACAGCAGCAAAACAAAAGTGAGCGCTATCGCACCAAAGACCGTGCGCGTCTGGCGACTACGCGCGACCAGCAGTTCGACTTCGATACCTATGGCGCTTATGTCCAGGCCGAGATCAAACCGCTTGAATCTCTGAAGATCATACCGGCCTATCGGGTCGACAAGATCCAAGGCGATTTCACCAATGAGATGACCGGCATGGACTACGACATCAACGACTACGGGTTGATCAAACAGCCGAAAATCAACGTCGTGTATTCGCCGTGGGATGTGGCCAGCTTCTACGCGAATTGGGGACGTACCTTTCAAGTGGGCACCGGGGCTGCGGCTTATAAGATTCCGCCCAGGGATACCGACCTAGCACCGTCGATCAACGAAGGCTGGGAAACCGGAATCAAGTTCACGCCGGCTGACTGGGTGGACGGGCGTGTTGCCTATTGGCAGCAAGAGGCTTCAGGTGAAGTCAGTCGCCGGCTGAACGACCCGAGTGGTGAGTCAGACAACGTTGGTGAAACTCGGCGGTGGGGTTATGACTTGCAGATGAACCTGCACCCAAACGATCGCACCGAAATATGGATGGCGTACTCCTGGCAGTATTCGAAAATCCTCCAGCCGAGCGCCACTCTGCCTAACAGCGAAGGTCAGGAAATCGACCATATCCCGCATCACCTATACAACGTGGGCATCAGCTATGACGCGACACCTGCATTACAGCTGACTGCCTGGATGAACGGTCAGACTAACTACTACCTTGAACGGGAAAACACGAAGGGAACTTATGGCGGCTACGTGCTGATGAACCTTGGCGCAACCTACAAGGTAACGCGGTCAGTGAGCGTCGATCTGCAACTGAAGAACCTCACAAACCGATATTACGAATACGTCTGGTACGACCCGGACGGTGCTCAGGCATCCCTCCACTCGCCAGGTGATGGTCGCGCGTTTTATACCGGAGTGACCGTAGATTTCTAG
- a CDS encoding FUSC family protein: MRDALKHYLAPDLRSLVFACKGLCAVTLALAISMSLDLDKPFWAMVASMMLQARPEAGLVIEKAACLALGSTVGAVIAVLILDNLTPYPVLAIGALALCVAVTSTIASTMRHVNFVFATSLVSVTAILIVLFALADPANTSSGSIFMVIRARLSEVLVGASSSILTSVLLYPFKVQKVLETGMNRLRDLSLTHVSAILHAQSNPAAVHQQRIGIIALSTSINDDANAGRYELASNIDAALLAASNALTIVAWGQTIERILSDNPKRLSEMLARFVDHHAHGCSSLEAESLKKVSEALSAMHGACDSIAERSHGTQRFPRFNRHRDWLVGLRAALRSSLVFLSAIAIWILSGEQAALIMMIVLPALLSQAFSSHPVPRVATAKLLGGALIAIPIAILFVLSSLAQGSGDFEMLILVLSAPLFLGLMSMTSPSLAPYGLGFCLTLAVLVQPSNYMTFAIDQCLSTGLGIAAGLGLLYAGFDLIGPPKHTWLQRRVIRALYLDLKEMGKKGRSADWLNQRAAERLSCLAAYEPQTPTGRALTLRGLNLLESGHRMKLASDEQ, encoded by the coding sequence ATGAGAGACGCACTGAAGCACTACTTGGCGCCTGACTTGCGCAGCTTGGTATTCGCTTGCAAGGGGCTGTGTGCCGTTACGCTCGCTCTAGCGATTTCGATGAGCCTGGATCTGGACAAGCCATTCTGGGCGATGGTGGCGTCAATGATGCTCCAGGCTCGCCCCGAGGCCGGATTGGTCATCGAAAAAGCGGCATGCCTTGCTCTGGGATCAACGGTTGGCGCCGTGATAGCGGTACTGATCTTGGACAATTTGACGCCATATCCTGTGTTAGCTATTGGAGCACTCGCGCTGTGCGTTGCCGTCACTTCTACAATCGCCTCGACCATGCGGCATGTCAATTTTGTATTCGCAACGTCATTAGTGAGTGTTACAGCGATTCTGATTGTACTTTTCGCCTTGGCCGATCCTGCAAATACCAGCAGCGGATCGATCTTTATGGTGATTCGGGCTCGGTTGAGCGAAGTTCTGGTCGGAGCCAGCAGTTCCATCCTGACCAGCGTCCTGCTTTATCCCTTCAAGGTGCAGAAGGTGCTGGAGACGGGTATGAATCGCCTACGGGATTTGAGCCTCACCCACGTCTCGGCGATTCTTCACGCTCAATCAAATCCAGCAGCTGTCCATCAGCAGCGCATAGGCATCATCGCCTTGTCCACTTCCATAAACGATGACGCCAATGCAGGACGCTATGAACTGGCAAGCAATATCGATGCAGCCCTACTCGCCGCCAGCAACGCCTTGACCATCGTTGCATGGGGACAAACCATCGAGCGCATATTGAGTGATAACCCAAAGCGTTTATCGGAGATGCTGGCCCGTTTCGTCGATCACCACGCTCATGGCTGCAGCTCGCTCGAGGCAGAGAGCCTGAAGAAAGTATCCGAGGCACTTTCAGCGATGCATGGGGCCTGCGATTCAATCGCTGAAAGATCGCACGGGACGCAGCGCTTTCCACGGTTCAATCGACATCGTGACTGGCTCGTCGGACTGAGAGCGGCGCTGCGAAGCTCACTTGTTTTCCTGAGCGCTATCGCCATATGGATTCTGTCAGGCGAACAAGCCGCACTCATCATGATGATCGTGCTACCTGCCTTGCTCTCCCAGGCATTCTCCTCACACCCAGTGCCGCGCGTGGCAACCGCCAAGTTACTGGGGGGAGCCTTGATTGCCATCCCTATTGCCATCCTGTTTGTACTCAGTTCGCTTGCGCAGGGTTCGGGCGATTTCGAGATGTTGATACTGGTGCTTTCTGCACCTCTTTTTCTGGGGCTGATGAGCATGACTTCACCGTCACTCGCACCTTACGGTCTCGGTTTTTGCCTCACCCTGGCGGTGCTTGTTCAGCCAAGCAACTACATGACATTCGCAATTGATCAGTGCCTGTCCACTGGATTGGGAATCGCAGCAGGCCTCGGCTTGTTATACGCAGGATTTGATCTTATAGGGCCGCCCAAACATACATGGCTTCAGCGACGAGTTATCAGAGCACTCTACTTAGACCTGAAAGAGATGGGTAAGAAGGGGCGATCAGCCGATTGGCTCAACCAACGTGCAGCCGAGCGTCTTTCCTGTCTCGCTGCATACGAGCCGCAAACGCCGACCGGCAGGGCATTGACGCTGCGCGGGCTCAACTTACTCGAGTCTGGCCACCGCATGAAGCTCGCATCAGATGAACAATGA
- a CDS encoding HlyD family secretion protein: MNSAIRVCVTLLISCCAVLAGSWTWKHYQLSPWTRDGRVRADVVVVAPDVAGWVTRLEVRDNQVVNKGDLLFEIDPVRYRSLVNESKARMEHSKHAWELAALLESRRVPLARINAISAEDLDNAHSQVLLAKSQYEVNKAQWETARINLARTSVVAPADGTITNVRLQEGNYVAQGAPAFSLIKNDSFYVTAYFEETKLLDIREGDMAEVSFMFGGPSISGRVQSIARGVANTNTQADPMLLPQVQQAFNWVRLAQRIPVDIKLEANAASTRLIAGMSASVRIHQRPTERGRP, from the coding sequence ATGAATTCGGCAATTCGGGTCTGCGTGACGTTACTGATCTCATGTTGCGCGGTGCTGGCGGGGTCGTGGACATGGAAGCACTACCAACTCTCACCCTGGACGCGAGATGGGCGAGTTCGGGCCGATGTAGTGGTCGTAGCACCCGATGTAGCGGGCTGGGTGACCAGGCTCGAAGTGCGAGACAACCAGGTGGTAAATAAAGGCGATCTGCTTTTTGAAATTGATCCCGTCCGTTATCGCTCCCTCGTGAACGAGTCGAAAGCCCGAATGGAACACTCAAAGCACGCTTGGGAGCTTGCAGCACTTCTGGAGAGCCGCCGTGTTCCATTGGCCAGGATCAACGCCATAAGCGCTGAGGATTTGGATAACGCCCACTCCCAAGTCTTGCTGGCCAAATCCCAATATGAGGTCAACAAGGCGCAGTGGGAAACCGCGAGGATCAACCTCGCCCGCACATCCGTGGTTGCGCCAGCTGACGGTACGATCACCAACGTCAGATTGCAGGAAGGCAACTACGTAGCCCAGGGGGCTCCCGCCTTCTCACTCATCAAAAACGATTCGTTTTACGTGACTGCCTACTTCGAGGAAACGAAGCTTCTCGATATACGTGAGGGGGATATGGCCGAGGTGTCGTTCATGTTCGGAGGGCCTTCGATTAGTGGCCGCGTCCAAAGCATCGCCAGAGGCGTCGCCAATACCAACACACAAGCAGATCCAATGTTGCTGCCTCAAGTACAGCAGGCATTCAACTGGGTGCGACTGGCGCAACGCATACCGGTCGACATAAAGCTGGAGGCGAACGCTGCGAGCACGCGCTTGATCGCTGGCATGAGCGCATCGGTGAGGATTCATCAGCGCCCCACTGAGAGGGGCAGACCATGA
- a CDS encoding MBL fold metallo-hydrolase — MNFKTLPIALSLACTAAASPAFASSDTPNSPDAAHKVDLQQVRNATVKISYGGTTFLIDPMLSQKGTYPGFENTYRSNLRNPLVDLTESPEKVISGVDAVIVTHTHLDHWDDAAQKALPKDIPLFTQHEDDAKLIRSQGFKNVRVLTDEAEFGGVKITKAGGQHGTDEMYAAPPLAKLLGEAMGVVFEAPGYKTLYLAGDTIWRKEVDQTIEKYHPEVIVLNAGKAKVNGFEGAIIMGEEDVLRASQAAKNAKIVAVHMDAVNHMSLTRKELRTYVKEHGIESRVEIPEDGASLEF, encoded by the coding sequence ATGAACTTTAAAACACTTCCAATCGCCCTTAGCCTTGCCTGCACTGCCGCGGCCTCACCCGCATTTGCGAGCTCCGACACTCCCAATTCCCCGGACGCGGCCCATAAAGTCGACTTGCAGCAAGTTCGTAACGCAACGGTAAAAATCTCCTACGGTGGCACAACCTTTCTGATCGACCCGATGCTGTCCCAAAAGGGAACCTACCCAGGATTTGAAAATACCTACCGTAGTAACCTGCGCAACCCACTTGTCGATCTGACCGAGTCGCCAGAAAAAGTAATCTCTGGTGTTGACGCCGTCATCGTCACTCATACGCATCTCGACCACTGGGATGATGCCGCACAAAAAGCGCTGCCGAAAGACATCCCGCTGTTCACGCAGCATGAGGACGATGCGAAGCTGATTCGCTCGCAAGGGTTCAAGAACGTACGCGTTCTGACAGACGAAGCGGAATTCGGCGGCGTCAAAATCACCAAAGCAGGTGGTCAGCACGGCACCGACGAAATGTATGCCGCTCCCCCACTCGCCAAACTTCTAGGCGAGGCCATGGGCGTTGTGTTTGAAGCGCCAGGCTACAAAACTCTCTACCTAGCCGGCGACACTATCTGGCGTAAAGAGGTAGACCAAACTATTGAGAAATATCACCCTGAAGTCATCGTACTCAACGCCGGGAAAGCGAAGGTAAACGGGTTCGAGGGCGCGATCATCATGGGTGAAGAGGATGTTCTGCGCGCTTCACAGGCCGCAAAAAACGCCAAAATTGTTGCCGTGCACATGGACGCAGTCAACCACATGTCGCTGACCCGCAAGGAATTGCGCACTTACGTCAAAGAGCACGGTATCGAGAGTCGCGTAGAGATACCCGAAGATGGCGCATCACTGGAGTTCTGA
- a CDS encoding IclR family transcriptional regulator, giving the protein MSTYVIQVRDAAAPTQITIGVISRPATENSRNIVSLALVMYRNAVTVPQNNIVSQYDTVTEKVEVSMDERVQAGVSDERSGGIQVIARAAKILNVLGRSAGGMSLGEIAQAVDLPRSTVQRIVGALEEQGMIRTEGAGGISLGAGLLRLVANAHVDRMTVVRPWLHKLSERVQETVVFSRPAGIQLIVEDRVVADRELQVMPRLGQLDTPLYGTSAGRALLALDQDEDVKELFAAESATQGNTSEFQSLFNQLADIRKTGLSSDHGELIEGITTTAVALDTVLGRFAISMPIPTLRFERNRSVYVEELLSCKQGLLKEIGIDG; this is encoded by the coding sequence ATGAGCACATACGTAATCCAGGTCAGGGATGCCGCAGCGCCAACGCAGATCACCATTGGGGTAATCAGCAGGCCTGCGACTGAAAATTCACGCAACATCGTCAGCCTCGCACTTGTGATGTATCGCAATGCGGTAACTGTACCGCAAAATAATATTGTATCGCAATATGATACAGTGACCGAAAAAGTGGAGGTGTCCATGGACGAGCGGGTTCAAGCAGGCGTCAGCGATGAGCGTAGTGGGGGTATTCAGGTCATTGCACGCGCGGCAAAAATTCTGAATGTATTGGGAAGAAGCGCTGGCGGGATGAGTTTGGGCGAAATAGCCCAAGCTGTAGATTTGCCTCGCTCAACGGTGCAACGCATCGTAGGAGCGCTCGAAGAGCAGGGAATGATTCGTACTGAAGGCGCTGGCGGAATCAGCCTTGGCGCGGGTTTGTTGAGGCTCGTCGCGAACGCCCATGTCGACCGTATGACCGTCGTCCGCCCTTGGCTGCATAAGCTGAGCGAGAGGGTTCAAGAGACGGTTGTCTTTTCTAGACCTGCCGGAATCCAACTGATCGTTGAGGATCGTGTAGTTGCTGATCGTGAGTTGCAGGTGATGCCACGCCTTGGCCAACTGGATACGCCACTCTATGGAACGTCTGCTGGACGGGCTCTTCTCGCTTTAGACCAAGATGAGGATGTGAAAGAGTTGTTTGCAGCTGAAAGCGCTACCCAGGGAAACACGTCGGAATTCCAGAGTCTTTTCAATCAGCTGGCCGATATTCGGAAAACAGGGCTTTCAAGCGATCACGGCGAACTCATTGAGGGCATCACCACTACAGCAGTCGCGCTAGATACCGTGTTAGGCCGTTTCGCAATATCAATGCCCATCCCCACATTGCGTTTCGAAAGGAATCGCAGTGTTTACGTTGAGGAGTTATTGAGCTGCAAGCAAGGGTTGCTCAAAGAAATAGGTATAGACGGCTAA
- a CDS encoding GlxA family transcriptional regulator, with amino-acid sequence MQSTRVAVLAFDGVSLFHLSVPGMVLGTAQSAPGEPHYEVSYCAETPGMVISDQGIGLAVDHGLELMETSDVIVIPAWGDHSVAASAQLVQALQRANAQDKLIVGLCLGAFVLGDAGLLDGKEATTHWAVRDEFGRRFPEVRFRPEVLYVSDGNIITSAGTVAAIDCCLHLIRQRLGADVANRTAKMLVTPPHRQGGQAQYVEHPVPQLSSETHLSNVLAWARMNLASDLSLDLLADMAKMSRRTFTRRFREATGSTVSKWLNAERVARAQQLLETTDLPIECVAGEAGFGTPLSLRQQFGVHLGTSPSEYRRMFFREMKPGPKAGGNEHTAESFTHSQVKV; translated from the coding sequence ATGCAATCCACACGCGTTGCTGTTCTGGCTTTTGACGGTGTCAGCCTGTTTCATCTTTCCGTGCCTGGAATGGTGCTAGGAACAGCTCAATCCGCACCCGGTGAACCTCATTACGAGGTCAGTTACTGTGCAGAGACGCCGGGAATGGTGATAAGCGACCAAGGCATAGGCTTAGCGGTCGATCATGGCCTGGAACTGATGGAGACATCCGACGTAATTGTCATTCCGGCGTGGGGCGATCATTCTGTCGCAGCGTCTGCGCAGCTTGTGCAAGCCTTACAGCGTGCAAATGCCCAAGACAAGCTCATCGTCGGGCTATGTCTGGGAGCATTCGTGCTCGGCGATGCAGGACTTCTTGATGGCAAAGAAGCAACCACTCACTGGGCAGTCAGAGACGAGTTTGGGCGACGGTTCCCAGAAGTTCGTTTCAGGCCTGAAGTGCTGTATGTCAGTGATGGCAACATCATCACCTCTGCGGGAACTGTGGCAGCAATTGATTGTTGTCTGCATCTAATACGTCAGCGACTCGGTGCTGATGTTGCCAATCGCACTGCGAAGATGCTGGTGACGCCGCCGCACAGGCAGGGAGGCCAGGCTCAGTACGTAGAGCATCCTGTGCCGCAGCTGTCTAGCGAGACTCATTTGTCTAATGTACTGGCGTGGGCCCGAATGAACCTTGCGAGTGATCTGTCGCTCGATTTGCTGGCGGACATGGCGAAAATGAGTCGGCGCACTTTTACCAGGCGATTTAGGGAGGCGACCGGCAGCACCGTCTCAAAATGGTTGAATGCTGAGCGAGTCGCCAGAGCACAACAGCTGCTCGAAACGACCGACTTACCTATCGAGTGTGTCGCCGGTGAGGCGGGTTTCGGAACGCCTTTGTCGTTGAGACAACAGTTCGGCGTTCACCTTGGCACTTCACCCTCTGAGTATCGGCGAATGTTTTTCCGTGAAATGAAGCCAGGCCCGAAGGCGGGCGGCAATGAGCACACGGCCGAGTCATTTACCCATTCCCAGGTAAAAGTTTAA
- a CDS encoding LysR family transcriptional regulator, translating into MSLRALRTLLAIAQYGSFVRAADAVHLTQSAVSLHVRSLEEDFNTRLFDRSRRLPVLTDAGHIAVERAREILALYDGISSEIGGDTELRGRLRIGAIHTALASALPLALSAMRAEHPHLRITVASGMSAELATRVEAGELDVAITTEPVKPHPYGLASTVLYEEGFWIIAPVSHAHEDLKLLLKSQPFIRFDPRAWAGRTIERELRAMRLRVQTSMELDSQDAIIQMVSSGLGVSIIPLSGHQVASLKTLAVGPFGMPQKTRRVVLLEREDRPLGRLAVALANAVKAHVLHDKP; encoded by the coding sequence ATGTCATTACGCGCGCTTCGAACACTGCTTGCCATTGCCCAATACGGTTCTTTTGTTAGAGCAGCGGACGCCGTGCACCTGACCCAATCAGCTGTCAGCCTTCATGTTCGGTCTTTGGAGGAGGATTTCAATACACGCCTGTTTGACCGCTCACGACGGTTGCCGGTGCTGACGGATGCAGGCCATATTGCCGTTGAGCGCGCGCGAGAAATTCTAGCCCTATACGACGGGATCTCCTCCGAGATTGGAGGCGACACTGAGTTGCGCGGCAGGCTCAGAATCGGTGCCATTCATACAGCGCTGGCGAGCGCCTTGCCCCTCGCGTTGTCGGCAATGCGTGCTGAGCATCCTCACCTGCGCATTACTGTTGCGTCGGGAATGTCCGCTGAGTTGGCCACGCGCGTGGAGGCGGGCGAGCTTGACGTTGCGATCACCACGGAGCCGGTGAAGCCACACCCTTATGGCCTGGCAAGCACGGTACTTTACGAGGAAGGGTTCTGGATCATCGCGCCGGTGTCTCATGCGCATGAGGACTTGAAGCTTCTACTCAAAAGCCAGCCGTTCATTCGATTTGATCCTCGCGCCTGGGCAGGTCGAACGATTGAGCGAGAGCTTCGCGCTATGCGGCTGCGCGTGCAGACCAGCATGGAACTGGATAGCCAGGATGCGATTATCCAGATGGTCTCAAGCGGACTGGGCGTATCCATCATTCCACTCTCTGGACATCAAGTCGCAAGCTTGAAAACACTGGCCGTTGGGCCGTTCGGCATGCCTCAAAAAACCAGGCGCGTGGTATTGCTGGAGCGCGAAGATCGTCCCCTTGGGCGACTGGCGGTAGCCCTGGCGAACGCGGTGAAAGCGCATGTCTTGCACGATAAACCATGA
- a CDS encoding GlxA family transcriptional regulator: MRPKSIQFITYPNVSLLDLAGPLDVFTAANRFSRQNHQPYTISILALDPTTEICSNFSINTETLQAETSSPHTLIVPGGPGIYDFCKDPKFVTHFINHVDKAERLISVCTGIFALACAGKLDGRKATTHWSAYDELERNFPSIIIKRGPIFINDDHIWTSAGVTSGIDLALSIVEKDLGHTVALEVARYLVMFLKRPGDQNQFSSSLTLQSKSSQFSDLHAWISENLSTDLTVPVLANFMNMSERTFIRKYSESMQKTPSKMVELLRLDAARDMLTSSNKPLKTIAQYCGLGSESTLIRRFVKNFGITPKEHRARFNSTE, translated from the coding sequence ATGCGCCCCAAATCCATACAGTTCATCACCTACCCGAACGTAAGTTTGCTTGACTTGGCAGGGCCTCTCGACGTGTTCACGGCAGCCAACCGCTTCTCCCGCCAAAACCATCAACCGTATACGATTTCCATTTTAGCGTTAGATCCAACCACTGAGATATGCTCAAATTTCTCAATAAACACTGAAACGCTGCAAGCAGAAACCTCTTCACCGCACACCTTAATTGTACCCGGCGGACCAGGCATATATGATTTCTGTAAAGACCCGAAGTTCGTCACACACTTCATAAACCATGTAGACAAAGCCGAGCGCCTGATTTCTGTTTGCACTGGTATATTCGCACTAGCCTGCGCCGGAAAACTTGACGGCCGGAAAGCAACCACTCACTGGTCGGCGTACGACGAACTGGAAAGAAACTTTCCATCAATAATAATTAAACGAGGCCCAATATTTATTAATGATGACCACATATGGACATCAGCAGGTGTGACATCAGGGATTGATCTAGCATTATCGATCGTCGAGAAAGATTTGGGACATACCGTTGCGCTGGAGGTTGCTCGATATCTGGTAATGTTCCTCAAACGCCCTGGAGATCAGAATCAATTCAGCTCTTCCCTAACCCTGCAATCGAAGAGCAGTCAATTCTCAGATTTGCATGCATGGATTAGTGAAAACCTAAGCACCGATTTAACAGTACCAGTGCTCGCAAACTTCATGAATATGAGCGAAAGAACCTTCATACGCAAATACTCGGAATCGATGCAAAAAACACCAAGCAAAATGGTGGAACTGCTCCGACTAGACGCTGCCCGCGATATGCTTACAAGCTCAAACAAACCACTCAAAACCATAGCCCAGTACTGCGGGCTAGGTAGTGAATCAACCCTCATCAGAAGGTTTGTGAAGAATTTTGGCATCACCCCCAAGGAGCATCGCGCACGCTTCAATTCGACCGAATAA
- a CDS encoding carboxymuconolactone decarboxylase family protein: protein MHNHQADANYMGDLQDAAPEMVAAFFNFDKAVFNKDVGSLNLATRELIAVGVAVTTQCSYCIADHAKRAVNAGASKQDVAEAIMVATALRAGGGITHGWQAMKNIADTK from the coding sequence ATGCACAACCATCAGGCTGACGCAAACTACATGGGCGACCTGCAAGACGCCGCTCCCGAGATGGTCGCAGCTTTTTTCAACTTCGATAAAGCTGTCTTCAACAAGGATGTCGGCAGCCTTAACCTAGCCACACGGGAGCTGATCGCCGTGGGAGTAGCCGTCACTACACAGTGTTCCTACTGCATTGCCGACCATGCCAAGCGAGCAGTCAACGCGGGTGCGTCGAAGCAAGATGTGGCTGAAGCAATCATGGTGGCGACGGCCCTTCGTGCTGGTGGAGGTATTACCCATGGCTGGCAAGCGATGAAAAACATCGCTGACACGAAGTAG
- a CDS encoding DUF2946 domain-containing protein: MGSLKRICPWIACLAVLLNLFAMPMSRAMQTPDVRLMLWGGFCSGGNLRALPADLGKMIDALQLPQSKPVMQHGDCCCGHAGLAALPSNYYRHFLPQYTSNAALENPELPTLHPRIRWPSLSPRASPFA, encoded by the coding sequence ATGGGTTCGTTGAAACGCATTTGTCCCTGGATTGCCTGTCTGGCCGTACTACTCAATCTGTTCGCCATGCCGATGAGTCGTGCGATGCAGACGCCGGACGTGCGCCTGATGCTTTGGGGTGGTTTTTGTTCGGGCGGGAACTTGAGGGCCTTGCCAGCAGACCTCGGCAAGATGATTGATGCCTTGCAGCTGCCCCAGTCGAAACCTGTCATGCAGCATGGCGACTGTTGTTGCGGCCATGCAGGATTGGCAGCGTTACCGTCCAACTACTACCGGCACTTTCTCCCGCAGTACACTTCCAACGCTGCCCTCGAAAACCCTGAATTGCCGACGCTGCATCCGCGGATCCGTTGGCCCAGCTTGAGTCCACGCGCCTCCCCCTTCGCCTGA